A DNA window from Tenuifilaceae bacterium CYCD contains the following coding sequences:
- a CDS encoding cyclic nucleotide-binding protein, producing MVNDLIEKLKQDKTNWGKFQSCFTEREIPPKTILLREGEISTQLHFVKKGCLRIWFNKDGKDITLQFFFEGQAVASIDSLISNEPSLFAIESIEPSTIVSLTKDAWEHLSQVYPELKDDFQRLLFLRFKNYAHLFLSRIKDTPQERYEDLIRNHPEIIKRVPQHYIASYLGITSVSLSRIRNRK from the coding sequence ATGGTTAATGATCTGATTGAAAAACTAAAGCAGGATAAAACAAATTGGGGAAAATTTCAATCTTGTTTTACGGAACGCGAAATTCCCCCAAAAACAATACTGCTAAGGGAAGGGGAGATTTCAACGCAGTTGCATTTCGTAAAGAAAGGATGTTTACGGATATGGTTTAATAAGGATGGTAAAGATATTACATTACAATTCTTTTTTGAAGGTCAGGCCGTGGCATCAATCGATAGCCTGATTAGCAACGAGCCGAGCTTGTTTGCCATTGAAAGTATAGAACCATCCACCATTGTTTCGCTCACAAAAGATGCTTGGGAGCATTTATCTCAGGTGTATCCCGAACTGAAGGACGATTTTCAAAGATTGTTGTTCCTGCGGTTCAAGAATTACGCACACCTTTTCCTTTCGCGAATTAAAGATACTCCCCAGGAACGGTATGAGGATTTAATAAGAAACCATCCTGAAATTATTAAACGAGTACCGCAGCACTACATTGCATCGTATTTGGGTATTACTTCGGTTTCGCTCAGCAGGATAAGGAACCGAAAGTAG
- a CDS encoding iron-sulfur protein, which translates to MNIALRYFTGTGNSRKIMEVCRETFSQSNHNVSISEMSFNETNLEGSDILGFCFPVYAFGIPRICRKYLKSIDKFSAKQKVFILITAGDSDESGFAVLECEKILKRKNCSTIYTAVIQMPINWITSPMPPFPPSKEDAIGIIDRGIVLAKQVSFEIMNGHNQYHAFNYPKRYSKIKFYKDYWLFKYMGLPNLWRTFKVYDTCNGCSLCLRICPTMSIVFKDNKPTWTSSCEQCMRCVNFCPKEAIYQTMGGDTNGRNRYHEPSFEPLKHCH; encoded by the coding sequence ATGAATATAGCATTACGGTATTTTACGGGTACAGGCAATTCGCGAAAAATAATGGAAGTTTGCAGGGAAACCTTTTCGCAAAGCAATCACAATGTGTCGATTTCCGAAATGAGTTTTAATGAAACAAACCTGGAAGGATCCGATATATTAGGCTTTTGTTTCCCCGTTTATGCGTTTGGAATACCCCGCATATGCCGGAAGTATTTGAAATCGATTGATAAGTTTAGTGCTAAGCAAAAGGTATTCATTCTAATAACGGCCGGCGATTCCGATGAGTCGGGTTTTGCGGTGTTGGAATGCGAAAAGATCTTAAAAAGGAAGAATTGCAGTACTATATATACCGCAGTTATTCAAATGCCCATTAACTGGATAACCTCTCCAATGCCTCCATTTCCTCCATCAAAAGAAGATGCTATTGGCATTATCGATAGGGGAATAGTGCTAGCTAAACAGGTATCGTTCGAAATTATGAATGGCCATAATCAATATCACGCATTTAACTATCCAAAACGGTATAGTAAAATTAAGTTTTATAAAGATTATTGGTTGTTTAAGTACATGGGATTGCCCAATTTATGGCGGACCTTTAAGGTTTACGATACATGTAATGGATGTAGTCTATGTTTAAGGATTTGCCCTACCATGAGTATTGTTTTTAAGGACAATAAACCTACCTGGACATCATCGTGCGAGCAATGTATGCGGTGTGTTAACTTTTGTCCTAAAGAAGCTATTTACCAAACAATGGGCGGCGATACGAACGGTAGAAACAGATACCATGAGCCCAGTTTCGAACCCTTAAAACATTGCCATTAA
- a CDS encoding type II DNA modification methyltransferase has product MKEVTIKNSGATFTPTELADYLASKIFIELNNEPTTSYTILDPACGEGELLTALAKIVETKTNNVSIKLKGFDTNIDYIISAKTNLSRVTNYSVDLQHKDFLETEGVCEEPVNLFSTKVETEYADIVIANPPYVRTQLLGAEKAQKIAKRFNLKGRVDLYYPFLIAMTNVLKKGGLLGVITSNRYLFTKSGESIRKFFLENYELIEVIDLGDTKIFDAAVLPAIFIGRKKKNKNQLTEPCRFAKIYEELNEVRKPLINSNSIFDVLNSNESGIYLVNEKKYNFNVGLLKHTAEKSDIWQMTNNEENIWIEKIKSNTSFFIGDRFKVRVGVKSCADNVYIKENWEKEPIKPEEELFRKLVSQENIQRWCSASDNDLQILYPHYSQNGNRYVVDLEKYPKAKAYFETHRLQLESRKYLIEAGRKWYEMWVAQNPTFWSFPKLVFPDISVDARFYFDEYGSVVNGNCYWIFAQTEEEKELLFLLQGVANSNLMAQYHDLCFNNKLYSGRRRYFSQYIEKYPIPDPNKESSKQIIEIVKQLNKLSALNEDVSALEKELNFYVEKSFGF; this is encoded by the coding sequence ATGAAAGAAGTTACTATAAAGAATTCAGGTGCTACATTTACTCCAACAGAATTAGCTGATTACTTAGCTAGTAAAATATTTATTGAGCTCAACAATGAACCAACAACTTCTTATACTATTCTCGACCCCGCTTGTGGCGAAGGAGAATTATTGACAGCTCTTGCCAAAATAGTCGAAACTAAAACAAATAATGTATCTATTAAGCTTAAAGGTTTTGACACAAATATAGATTATATAATTTCCGCTAAAACGAATCTAAGTAGGGTTACTAATTATTCTGTCGACCTTCAACACAAAGACTTCCTTGAAACAGAAGGTGTTTGTGAAGAACCTGTAAATTTATTTAGTACAAAAGTTGAGACAGAATATGCTGATATAGTTATAGCAAATCCACCATATGTCAGAACTCAATTACTTGGTGCAGAGAAAGCACAAAAAATAGCAAAACGATTTAATTTAAAAGGACGAGTAGATTTATATTACCCTTTTTTAATTGCAATGACTAATGTGCTTAAAAAAGGAGGATTGCTCGGTGTAATTACATCAAATAGGTACTTATTTACGAAAAGTGGTGAAAGCATACGTAAGTTTTTTCTAGAAAATTATGAATTAATTGAAGTAATTGATTTAGGTGATACAAAAATATTTGATGCTGCTGTATTACCTGCAATTTTCATTGGAAGGAAGAAAAAAAATAAAAATCAGTTAACTGAACCTTGTCGTTTTGCTAAGATTTATGAAGAATTAAATGAGGTTAGAAAACCATTAATCAACTCAAACTCCATTTTCGATGTGCTGAATTCAAATGAATCAGGAATTTATTTAGTTAATGAAAAGAAGTATAATTTCAATGTTGGTTTGTTAAAGCATACAGCCGAAAAATCTGATATTTGGCAGATGACAAACAATGAGGAAAATATATGGATTGAAAAAATAAAATCAAATACCTCTTTTTTCATTGGAGACCGTTTTAAAGTACGTGTTGGTGTTAAATCGTGTGCAGATAATGTTTATATCAAAGAGAATTGGGAAAAGGAACCTATTAAACCTGAAGAAGAATTATTCAGAAAACTAGTATCGCAAGAAAACATACAGAGATGGTGCAGTGCTTCAGATAATGATTTACAAATACTTTATCCACATTATTCACAAAATGGTAATCGTTATGTTGTTGATTTAGAGAAATACCCAAAGGCAAAAGCATATTTTGAAACACATAGATTACAATTAGAAAGTAGAAAATATTTAATTGAAGCAGGTCGAAAGTGGTATGAAATGTGGGTGGCGCAAAACCCTACTTTTTGGTCATTTCCGAAGTTAGTTTTCCCTGATATAAGCGTAGATGCACGTTTCTATTTTGATGAATATGGCTCTGTTGTTAATGGTAATTGTTATTGGATTTTTGCCCAAACAGAAGAAGAAAAGGAACTCTTATTTTTATTGCAAGGTGTTGCGAATTCTAATTTAATGGCTCAATACCACGACTTATGTTTTAATAATAAACTATATTCTGGAAGAAGACGTTATTTCAGCCAATATATTGAGAAATATCCAATACCTGACCCGAATAAAGAAAGTTCAAAGCAAATAATTGAAATTGTGAAACAATTAAATAAATTATCTGCTTTGAATGAAGATGTTTCAGCCTTAGAAAAAGAACTAAATTTTTATGTTGAGAAATCATTTGGGTTTTAA